The Drosophila subobscura isolate 14011-0131.10 chromosome A, UCBerk_Dsub_1.0, whole genome shotgun sequence genome includes the window GATGGGGGTGTCGATCCGAGTCGGGAGAagctctgctgttgcttctgccgctgcagctgctgctgcctctgccaccgtCAGGTACGCATGGGGGCGCAGGCAGCAGTTCCCCACCGCTATACACTGCCAGCGGCCATTGCCGGTACCCCGCCACTGAGGGCGGAgaggcccatgcccatgcccatgctcaTTCCTATGCCGACAGTGGGACCAGCCAGTGCGCTCGTACCCGATGTGGGTGGGACTGGACCCCCTTGCGCGGGGCCCGCACCCGTTGTACTGGTGGTGGAGGTGCGCTTTAGCGCCTTCCTGATGATCGTCCAGTCCTCCATGATGTCCTCCTCACGCAGCATGTACACCACATAGGGACCAGTGACGGTGACGGCCTTCTTTCGCCCCGGCCCACGCACCTTGCTCTGCCGCTTGTCCGTGCCCCAGTCGGCCCACGAGATGTCTACGTTGTGGCGATCCTCTTCCAGGCGTCGTATccgctcctccagctcctctcGTAGGTTCTCTCCCACCATATGCTTCTCGCTCTACATCGGCATAGGGAATTGATGGGTGGTGGGGTCGAGATTTGGTTAGTGAAATTTTTGGCGGGAAAATATGATTTATTGATCGTACCTCCAGATGCTGGACGCAGGCCTGCTCCTCGGACAGGAACTTGTGTTCGATATTCTGCAGGCGAAATCTCCGCAGCACATCGGCCACCTCGATGCGGGTGCGGTAGACCTTGTCGAGGTCCCTCTGGGGATGCACATACTCCTCGGAACGGCCGGAACGCACCTCCGACAGCTGGCTCTCGATCCAGGCGATGCGCTCAAAGTAATATTGCTCGCGCAGCGTGTTGAACTGCCGCTCCAGACTCACTGTGGATGTAGGAAATGCATCGTTAGGCAGGGAATCATGGAGGAGGGGTTGGATGGCTGCcactggtggtggtggtggggggaaaCTGATTCTTACGCATATCCTCAATGTGTTCGGCTCGAATGCGCTCGATTTCACAGACGTCCATCTCGGAGGAGTCATCGGAGTCGCATTCGTtgttctcctcctcgtcggagGAGTCACGGCCCTGGCTGGAGTTGGAGCGCTCCGACTCTGCCCCAGAGACGTCCCCTTCCCCATCGGAGTCACCATTTTTCACTGGCATTTTAATGTTTGTGCAGCGTGCGTGTCCGGAGTACGTTCAAAGCTGGCGCTCGGAGCGTGCactgtttggctttttccACTGAGTTTATCAATTTAGTAAACAATTTCGTCAAATCTGGATGGAAACTTCTGCGATTCTTTTGCTGAAGCAAAAAAGTGTTGGGCAGTGTTGCGTTTTGGCCTCAGTGTTGAGTAGCTGCATGTTGCTCTATGAGTGATGACAGCCATAGCTGCGTCAAATGGCTAAatggcaacaataacagcGACAAAAGGCTAAATGCGCTACGTGACCAGCGGAAAATCGAGCTAAATAACTCAATTTTGTTGTAGATTAGGAAAAAATATGCATTGACGGGGTACATTATTATGGTATTGAAATATGGTAAGCATATATATCCGTTATTGAAtcattttgttaaaaatatttcccagTACCgagtaaaaataaacagcCAATAACGACCCCAGCCAAACTCTCATCACTGAGTGACTAACAACCAGCAGCTGATAGGGCTGCCAGCACTTAACGTGAACTGCCAACTGGGTGAAAATTATCGATACCTGGAACAGGACGGACAACATCGCAGTGGAAAATACGtgtaatatttacataaaactGAATTTCGTAGTGCATCCAGCGATATGGAGACACCGACTGCCGACGATTTGCTACAGTTTCGCGACTATAGCAGCACAAGCGCAACTAACAGCGGCGCACCAGCGCAAATCAATGTGAACTCGCCAACGCATGCatcaggcggcggcggaggtggcaTTGGCAGTGGATTTGGCGGAGCTGGCGGCCATAGCAGTGCACAACGTCAACGCGGTGATCCTCTGGCCGATCTCATCTACGACATGAGCACTTCCGCACAGGCCATGGCAGGTGGTGGCGCCAACAATGCGCAGAACGCGGCCCTAGATGGAtctggcagcggcggcggcggcactggcgGCGCACGCCTCTCCTTTCTTACCATCGAGTACTATCAGCAGTTCTTCAACGTGGACACCTACATGGTGCTGGAGCGCATTGCCAACTCGATGATACCCAAGCGGGCATCTGGCAATTATCTACGCATGAACATTGGCGAAAATCCCGATCTCTATGGCCCCTTCTGGATAACCGTCACACTGGTAAGatggagcatcagcagcagcagaagaagctgaaatttaaatgcaattttctttgcaGATCTTCTCGATTGCCATTAGCGGCAACATAGCCAGCTACTTGCATCATGCCAGCGATGGCTACCACTGGCACTACAACTTCCATTTGGTCTCGTACGCGGCCACTTGCATCTTTCTGTATGCCAATATCTTGCCGGCCATACTGTGGGCCCTCTTCAAGTACAGCCTGAAGCCCGTCAATGAGGCGGATGCCGTTGAAACGGATAGCGTAAGTGCACCATCCTCCATCCCGCTCTAATTCACATTCTTTGATATTCATCAtccatctctttctttctggcGCTATCCGCTACACTCTGCAGGCCAcctacacacccacactgcTGTCCCTGATGTGCATCTACGGCTACAGCCTGGCCATCTACATACCCGTCTCCATTCTCTGGGTGATTAATGTAAGTGCTTGCGCTCCCTGTGGGGATTCCTCTTttattgctttgctttctttgcAGATCTCtctgctgcagtggctgctCGTGATTACCGCTGCCCTGTTGTCGGGCACCGTGCTGATTGCCGTACTGACGCCGGCGCTGCGCAACTCCCAGTTCTCGCTGTTCCTCATCATTGGCATCCTCAGTGCTCACGTTGTGCTGGCTGCCGGCTTTATGCTGTACTTTTTCCACAATCCGCCCGACTCACCGGTGGCCACTATGCCACTGCCCACAGCACCGTCTGTCCTTAAGGCCGTTACCCAGGCGGCCGCCAAGGCAGTGCTGCCCGGTAACCAGACACACTAAATTCCATTCCAGTCTTTGCCACATTGAAAGTGCCCGGCATGCCCGGCAGCAGATGTTCTTCCCAGGATCCTCTTGAGATTTGTGCATGTTTTGGGTCtgagtctgggtctgggtctgcctGGGCTGCGTATTGACTTCTTTTAACATTTTTGGCGactgtatgtatatttataataaattagaCACATATTTAGAGGTACGAAAacaataccaaaacaaaacaaacacaaaaaaaaccatgcGCTTAGCTTCATTCCATGATTTTGCAGAGCGTCcagaaaattgtaaatgtaaatcaaTCAGCTGCTGAaccatacatagatatgtcTCGGGAGACGCTGCCTGGACATTTGGGCTTTCATTTTAGTTGAATTTCTGCAGCTGATTCGGCAAGAATAATTATTCCGAATGGgaagaatcaatttgttaCAGCGAAATTAGCATAATTAAATCCCTAAATCCTAAATGTACGCCAAGGAAATTGTTTCGGTTTAATGATAGTTACAATTGATAGCTTTGTGCCTTGTTCACCTCCCTGGAATCGTCGCTTGAATCAGCGCAGGGGTACGAAACTTTGTGGCACTCTTTGCCAATTGCGGCGCTCATTTCATGTCGCTCTCCGTGTGCACTTTAAGCATATTTCTGCATGGCAAACATATTCAATCCATATGGCAACTGCCAGTCACATATTCCACATGCCCCACACACCCCTCCCGGAACACGAGGTGAAAGCTGAATGCTTCGCTTTGGCTGTAGTTGGGGGTTGTAGCTtttggggtgtggggtgtgggctTGGGCTGGAGTTCGGGTCGGGGGATTTGGTTTTACGCTTCGCTGGTTGAATGAATTTTTGGTCATGCGTTTTTGGGTGTATCCTTGTTTGtatgtctgcctgtgtgtgtctgtgtgtgtgatacATTCAAGAAGCATTTTCAATGCCTCCGAGGGCTTCTcgttttctgctgttttcGGTTgcctttctcgctctctttgtgctgctgttgttgttgttgtttcgagCATGCTTTTACTGAGCTTCGTGCGCTTGGCTTATTTGTTCGAGAAATGTGAGAATTATTTGTATAGGTCCCTGccatgccgatgccgatgaaaaagcccatgcccaagcccaagctcAAGCCTGACGCTGGCACAGGGTGAGATATTCGCAAGAAACTCTGCAAATATTGAGAGATTGTCGGTCGAAGATTGCTGGACACCCAAAGCACGTTTTGGGCAAAGATTGAAAGATGAAATCAGAATCAGAAGATTATAGCCTCAACCTgtgctttcactttcactttgccACTTTTGTGACTGTTGCAGTGGCACCCTGTAGGCACTTTCCCATTGGTATGTGatgcacgtacatacatatgtatgtacagacataaatacatatgtacatatacaacaTGACAATGAATCTGTGGATACGCACGCACATTTATAGAGAGCGAAAATTTCTCAATTTCGAATGCAAATATTCCCATAACGCATCGTTAGATTTGTTCTTTTATAAacagagatatgtacatatgtatgcacatatgtatgtatgtatgtacacatacatatgtggccACACCTACAGTGCGAATAGCATGGCTgccaaatatacatataagaatgggcgagagggagagagagcgagaagctGCACATCTGCAGTCCTCGCCGTGTGGGCgcatttacatatgcatatgtacatatgtatgtatgtatgtaaatatgtacttatatgAATGCGTGTGTGCTTCCTATGTACAATTGGGTtcgtgggtgggtgggtgtgcgtgtgtgtgtctggggcATGCTGCATAGTTGACATTACGCTGGGGGCCATACATCAGCATCAcaattgtacatatgtatgtagatatgtatgtacatatgtatgtatgtatgaacaaaTGTATGGATTTCCACCTGTATTTCGGGGGTTGCAAATGTGTGAAATCCTCGAATACTTCACAAATTAAAAGAACAGCCAAATGCCTGCATAAATATCTATTTACATACGTACAGTGCGTGTcatagctacatatgtatatgtaaaa containing:
- the LOC117903587 gene encoding protein YIPF1 translates to METPTADDLLQFRDYSSTSATNSGAPAQINVNSPTHASGGGGGGIGSGFGGAGGHSSAQRQRGDPLADLIYDMSTSAQAMAGGGANNAQNAALDGSGSGGGGTGGARLSFLTIEYYQQFFNVDTYMVLERIANSMIPKRASGNYLRMNIGENPDLYGPFWITVTLIFSIAISGNIASYLHHASDGYHWHYNFHLVSYAATCIFLYANILPAILWALFKYSLKPVNEADAVETDSATYTPTLLSLMCIYGYSLAIYIPVSILWVINISLLQWLLVITAALLSGTVLIAVLTPALRNSQFSLFLIIGILSAHVVLAAGFMLYFFHNPPDSPVATMPLPTAPSVLKAVTQAAAKAVLPGNQTH
- the LOC117903592 gene encoding breast cancer metastasis-suppressor 1-like protein, yielding MPVKNGDSDGEGDVSGAESERSNSSQGRDSSDEEENNECDSDDSSEMDVCEIERIRAEHIEDMLSLERQFNTLREQYYFERIAWIESQLSEVRSGRSEEYVHPQRDLDKVYRTRIEVADVLRRFRLQNIEHKFLSEEQACVQHLESEKHMVGENLREELEERIRRLEEDRHNVDISWADWGTDKRQSKVRGPGRKKAVTVTGPYVVYMLREEDIMEDWTIIRKALKRTSTTSTTGAGPAQGGPVPPTSGTSALAGPTVGIGMSMGMGMGLSALSGGVPAMAAGSV